The Bosea beijingensis genome contains the following window.
GCGACCGAGCTCAAGACCCTGGACGACCTGTTTATTACGCCGAAAAGCAGATCCTGAAGGCGCTCCCGAAGATGGCGAAAGCCGCGACTTCGCCCGAGGTGAGGAAGGCCTTCGAGATGCATCGCGACGAAACGGAGGCCATGTCGAGCGGCTGACCAAAGTGTTCGAAATCGTCGGGAAGGCGCCGCGCGCCAAGATCTGCGATGCCATCCTGGGCATCATCGAGGAAGGCAAGAGCATCATGGACGAGTTCGAGGCAGCACCCGCCTTGGGCGCGGGCCTCGTCGCCGCCGCGCAAGCGGTCGAGCATTATGAGCACGCTATGGTACATTGAAGGCGTGGGCGCAGCAGCTCGGCCCGAAGGATGCCGTTGCCCTGCTATATCAGACGCTGGCGGAGCAAACCAAGACGGACAAGCTGCTGTCGCAGATCGGAACGGCTTCAGCCAATAGCAAGGCTCAGGCCAAGAGCGCTGCCTAACGAATACGCCGTAATCCCTAGATGAGCTGACTTCGCTTGAGCCCGCGTGGCGGGCAGGAATGTCTTTCGAATCGGCGCACGGCAGGACCAATCCCGGTGCGCTTAAGGGTAGCTTGATACCGTTATCCCGACTTAGACCCTTCATCGTCCCGGTCCCGCCCATGCCCATTGCCCGGCGTAGCGTCGCCGTCGCCGGATAGGACGACAGGGTTCGCGCTTACAAGGCCGCCGGCATTCGGTTCGGCCTGAGATGCCGCATACTGGCCAGCGGCGTCTTTCTTCGCCGGCTCGCGCGATCGGATGTCCGCCTCTTGCTCGGGCGTCATTGGGTTTCCGTTTCCATGCCTCATGGCGCACCCTCTTCTTACTTGTCACGCTTAGCGGCGTCTCGAGTCCGATCAGGAAGCGTATCGACTGCCTCGTCGGCGCCTTGGTCCTCATGCAGGACGCCCTCACGAAGGACCTTCGTCGCAGCATCGGCTTTTCTCTTCGGATCGGTTGGAATGGCCTTGGTTTCGTCCGTGGCGTGAAGGCCAATATCTTTGGGCTTCTGCCCGTGGTTGCGGGCACTGGCTGCAAAGGTCGCGAGAGCCTCAGGCTGGTCTTTCCCCATGGCGGATTCTCCTGTTTGGCTCGCAACCACGTAGATGTGCTGTTGTTCCTCCATCGCCGCCCCTAAAGCACCAGGTCGGCTCGATCAATCAGCTTGCGCCTGGTATGATAGAGCATTCCTAAGCCATACCAAGCGCGTGGGAGCCCACCACCTGAGCGTAAGCAAGAGGTGCCTCGCTCAGTCGAGCAATCGAAACGGGACGAGCCTCGAAAGCGCGGGTTCGGCGTGGAAATAGTTGATTGACCGAATCAGCCCCGGTCCGGGTAGCCGACCAAGCCATCTAAACTGTATCAGGACCACTTGATTTCGGCGAACGTCGGCACTGTTTTCAAAGGTTCGCCGGTGGCGACGCGATGCCCGGAAATAATCAGGTTTCGGGCTCATCCCTAGCAGTAGATCATGTTTTACTCCGAAAACCGCGCTATTCCGTCTCGCTTCTGCGGCGGCTTCCGAAGTTGCCATTTCGCGCAGCTCTTCGGAGGTGTGTTTCTCCGCAAGCTCGCGAGCCTTGCCGCCGAGTGAAACGTCGCGATCGCGTCCGGCTAGGGCCGCCGCAGCCACGGACCGCTCCTCAATTCCCGGTCGCTCCGCCATGGCGATCCTCCGAGTAAGCTCGTGTTTTAGGATCGAAACCCGCGGACGGCGGGCAGGCCGCCCCAGCAACGCGCGGCGGCCGTCGCAGATTATTTCCGCCCGCCTTTCCTGCCAGCATCGGAGGCGCGTTCACGGTCATTGGCGAAGTTGCCGGAGCCGCCGCGCTCGCCACCCCGCTGGCCACGGTCACCGCTGCTGGCCTGCTGCTGATTGTTGCCGCCGTGGCTGTTCTCGCCACCCTTCCGTCCCGCCTCAGCAGCGAGGGCGTGATCCTGGGAGAAGCTGCGCTTCTCGGCAGGTACGCTCTGGCCGCCCTTGGAGGCGATATCGCGCTGATTGTCGTCGTCCATGGAGTCAAAGCCGCGCTTGTCATTATTGTTTGCCATGGCAAACCTCCGTTCGCTCTATTTCAGGAATGAACCCGAGGGCTCGTCAATCGAACGGCGGGGAGAAGAGCAGTTCGAGTTCTCTAACTTCGGTGCGCTTCCGCACCGTCCGATGCCGGTTTCAACTTTCGGGAACTCCAGCCATCGAGGCTCGTTAGCACCGCGGCCGCCGTGTAGTTGGAGGAACTGGCAATGGCAATTGCGGAACGTTTCGAACAGCCCGTTATCATTTTGACAGGCCTCGGCCATCCCACGACCGTTTCGTCCAGCATGGAAGCCTACATGTTTCTGGCCGACTGGCGCGTTTGCAAACAGGACGCCTCCCATCGGTTCGTCATGGAGACCTGCCTGGCATCCATCCGCGGCGACGGAGATCTCCGTCTGGCGCGCGCGCTCTTCGCTTCTTGGTGCGACCAGAACGACATCCTTGCCCCAGCCTTGCTGGAAGTCCCCCGCCAGCAAACGGCAGGCTCGGGCAATCGGCTGGCAGTGACGGCGTAGGACGGATTCGGAGCAAGAAATGACTGACGAGCGCGACCGAGAAGCCCAACTGCGCACTATTGCTTACGAGCTATGGGAAGGTGACGGTCGGCCTTTAGGTGCCGAACTCCGCCATTGGGATGCGGCACGGGAAATCCTCGCTAAGCGTGAGTTGGCAGCTTCGAGCGACGACCCGACGCTAATGCCCGGGCCAGCGGTTGCGCGTGGGTATGAAGCTTTCGCCGGGCCTGAGGCGGGCGAGCCCCCATTCTCAATCGAAGGGCAGGCGGTCGCCCCCGCGTTGAGCGATCGGAACGGCCCGGTTAAAGCTCCGCGGCGCCGCAGCAAACCCGCGTGACGGACCTTCCTCAATGCATACGGCGTAGCTGCAGTGGCCAAAGGTCAGCGAGTTCGAAGCTCGCTAATGAACATAGCGCCAGGAACCTTCGTGAAATTCTGAGCGTTGCCTTGGTACCGTTCATAAGGGCGTTCCATCCTTCTGTGGCTCGTCGGCGTGCCGATCCCGATCATCATCCTCCTTTGGTTCTTCATGCGGTAGTGGCTGTGCTCAAGCGAGCGCTAAAGGCTCGTATTGGCCACGCCTTGTATGCCTGCGGTCATCCCGAGCGACCTGATGTCAGACAATAGCGAAGAAAAGTGGACGGGCGGCGACCCTGAGGGTTTGGTTGTCCGCTTGCTTGAGATCATCGCAGCGGAAGGTGTGATCAAACCCGAGTTTTTGGATTCGCATGCGAAGGCGACGAGATCGGGTTCACGATCGACGACCTCACATTGATCGGCAATGCGGTCGAACGCGAGTTTGATTGCGACATGATGCCGGACGAAGCGATGCAGCAATGCCGAACCATCCGGGAACTCGTGCTGTTGATGGGCCGACGGATTCGAAGCTCAGGGGCCGGCGAATGATCGTCAAGTGTCGCGAAAACCGATGTCGGATGAAAAATTCGCGCTCTGCTCGCAGTGCGGAGGCGGCTAAGCGACATTAGACCTACCACTGGTTACATCGCGAGACTCGCCTAACGCCCAGCAGCCGTGAGTTCCGATTCATTTTGGAACTTAACGACAGCGGGAGGTGTTGCGGGGCGATATCAGAGGAGGAATCCATGACGACCAAAGAGGACCGACTGCTTCAGTGGCTTCGCGACGCTCACGCTATGGAGAAGCAAGCGGAGGCCATGCTGTCAGCGCAGGCCAGCCGTATCGTTAGCTACCCCGAGCTGAAGCAGAAGATAGAGGAGCATCTGGCTGAGACTCGGCGGCAAGCGGATATGCTTCAGTCCTGCATCGAGCGACGCGGCGGTGACATCTCGACCCTCAAGGACCTGATGGGCCGGTTCGCCGCGATGGGCCA
Protein-coding sequences here:
- a CDS encoding general stress protein, yielding MANNNDKRGFDSMDDDNQRDIASKGGQSVPAEKRSFSQDHALAAEAGRKGGENSHGGNNQQQASSGDRGQRGGERGGSGNFANDRERASDAGRKGGRK
- a CDS encoding DUF982 domain-containing protein, with the protein product MAIAERFEQPVIILTGLGHPTTVSSSMEAYMFLADWRVCKQDASHRFVMETCLASIRGDGDLRLARALFASWCDQNDILAPALLEVPRQQTAGSGNRLAVTA
- a CDS encoding DUF2934 domain-containing protein, producing the protein MTDERDREAQLRTIAYELWEGDGRPLGAELRHWDAAREILAKRELAASSDDPTLMPGPAVARGYEAFAGPEAGEPPFSIEGQAVAPALSDRNGPVKAPRRRSKPA